The Bacillus sp. Y1 genome has a window encoding:
- a CDS encoding glycoside hydrolase family 30 protein, translating into MTRKRKTFKKIIGSICVTSMMVGSVAFVDTTETKAEVTTKTITIDGDNVDKYNRFKGFGTVTANNTSRLMLDYKEEHPKEYWEMMHKLFNKDTGAGLTHVKVELGADVNSSSGTEPATMRYADEPANVLRGAGFQFAADAKSINPDITVEILRWGEPRWTWNGVANKEYENRYQWYKQTIDAVYKEYGFKLDYVGISQNERAQNNNGKNEVEWLKYITTKIKEEPNYDSDYKDIKIVAADGYRDTSTISRTLLNNPDLIDEIDVISSHYGLTGSNELTQLQNKLISEGKQPKENWVSEGIAPMINARYRDNMEPQYKGLGGKAGIIDVTSRIISVYSWTGAGSNPLNAVSFDFQPSVAAFYEGSAYNPKHLISAYDPWSGFYEVDGGLQGVRHVMNFVGYDDHTTPENERWQYVKGATYSDGAFFDGGVDVDTSTHNYLTLKDPETDDYSTVFANNSKETRKYKIETKNLDGKENAPVYVWETRGPDEGEAIDANWFKKIRVIQPENGVYEVVVNPYSIVTISTLNKESEIEGFEYESDPVDVSKDTILKLPYTDDFEYKNYPKDENGRDYVDRRGGTPRYTTDQLAAFEVVKSATQPVSSGSAVRANLEIPDAKAHGNMLQQKITHDIIGADWAVWGGTDGSASNSNPNTTLGDHRWGNYKASYDFLLDTHTPEVAGRSNYALIGVRQMKAGGNDSYAPYNARVFSNGNYEILKLGKVVKSGTLEGFDNKVWHNLAFEAKENEFTLYVDGVEIASYTDEDSTVMSGRIVIGSGYYETLYDNLRVDPIKGYTYESLKIDSAQGKKYSSEEEALKQIDVLNPIGFIGKWDYTQAGYAHFNRTQMTAKTEVPVWNGVTVGHRDSTTVQGTLNKVFYLGGWSSNSANAWGTVGTSFEIPFKGTEIRLFGETNPSNGKADVYLDGQLVGEANYVNNSSITQMVWSAQDLEDKPHTLKVVAKEKYISFSKAEIETSDPVLAVKKLGPNEIVKISDESLIGNEENTVYAFRKNTSWGSNSTNAWASFADDPYIVINFTGSGIDYLAGTGEKSLYNFELDGTDMGNFAVNSGTGIRYSVRGLEEKPHTLKVSLKDNEQKETFMDYRGVNIYHTPTFVPNSSMIFNFEGSGFNLFGATPDALIDVYVNDQLIDENVRIYSKGDRQTSYNLRGLRDKKHTAKVVVKGGTFVLDGIDVITGRNKVEVDKTKLEELYNANTDLEQKKYTKDSWKTFHKSLQRAKEVLKNPQSTLDEVVGARNSLQEAVGGLTENTIE; encoded by the coding sequence ATGACTAGAAAAAGAAAAACGTTTAAAAAAATCATCGGAAGTATCTGTGTGACTTCCATGATGGTTGGTTCAGTGGCGTTTGTGGATACTACCGAAACAAAAGCGGAAGTGACGACAAAAACCATCACCATTGACGGCGACAATGTAGATAAATACAACCGTTTTAAAGGCTTTGGGACCGTAACCGCCAATAACACCTCACGTCTCATGCTAGATTACAAGGAAGAACATCCAAAGGAATACTGGGAAATGATGCATAAGCTGTTTAATAAAGATACAGGTGCAGGACTCACACATGTCAAAGTGGAGCTGGGGGCAGATGTGAATTCCTCTTCAGGCACCGAACCAGCCACGATGCGTTATGCGGATGAACCAGCGAATGTTCTTAGAGGAGCGGGCTTTCAATTTGCAGCGGATGCCAAATCGATTAACCCCGATATCACCGTTGAAATTTTACGATGGGGGGAACCGCGATGGACATGGAATGGCGTGGCAAATAAGGAATACGAGAATCGCTACCAATGGTATAAACAAACAATCGATGCAGTGTATAAAGAGTATGGATTTAAACTAGATTATGTCGGGATTTCTCAAAATGAGCGAGCCCAAAATAATAACGGGAAAAATGAGGTTGAATGGCTGAAATATATTACAACTAAAATTAAAGAAGAGCCAAATTATGACTCAGACTATAAAGATATCAAAATCGTTGCTGCTGACGGATACCGAGATACATCCACCATTAGCCGGACACTTCTCAATAACCCGGATTTAATCGATGAAATTGATGTGATCAGCTCTCATTATGGACTCACAGGTTCGAATGAATTAACTCAGTTACAAAACAAATTAATTTCTGAAGGCAAGCAGCCAAAAGAAAATTGGGTGTCGGAAGGAATTGCTCCGATGATCAATGCGCGTTACCGCGACAATATGGAGCCGCAGTATAAAGGACTAGGAGGAAAAGCAGGCATTATCGATGTCACGTCCCGTATTATTTCGGTGTATTCCTGGACAGGAGCAGGAAGCAACCCACTTAACGCGGTTTCTTTTGATTTTCAACCTTCCGTTGCCGCCTTTTATGAGGGATCTGCCTATAATCCGAAGCATTTGATCAGTGCGTATGATCCATGGTCTGGATTTTACGAGGTGGACGGTGGATTGCAAGGCGTTCGTCATGTGATGAATTTTGTTGGCTATGATGATCACACCACACCTGAGAACGAGCGCTGGCAGTATGTGAAAGGCGCCACCTATAGCGATGGAGCATTTTTTGACGGCGGAGTAGATGTGGATACGAGTACTCATAACTATTTAACATTAAAGGACCCTGAGACCGATGACTACTCAACCGTATTTGCCAACAACTCAAAAGAGACGCGAAAATATAAGATTGAAACGAAAAATTTAGATGGGAAAGAAAATGCACCTGTCTACGTTTGGGAAACACGCGGACCCGATGAGGGAGAAGCAATTGATGCGAACTGGTTTAAAAAGATAAGGGTCATTCAACCGGAAAACGGAGTATATGAGGTGGTAGTGAATCCTTACTCCATTGTGACCATCTCTACATTAAATAAGGAATCAGAAATCGAAGGCTTTGAGTATGAGTCCGATCCAGTCGATGTATCAAAGGATACCATCCTCAAATTGCCATATACGGATGATTTTGAATACAAAAATTATCCAAAAGATGAAAATGGCAGAGACTATGTGGATCGTCGAGGAGGAACCCCTCGCTATACGACCGATCAGCTGGCTGCTTTTGAAGTGGTGAAATCAGCAACTCAGCCCGTTTCTAGCGGTAGCGCCGTACGTGCGAATCTTGAAATTCCAGATGCAAAAGCTCACGGTAATATGTTACAGCAGAAAATTACTCATGACATCATCGGTGCCGATTGGGCCGTTTGGGGAGGAACTGATGGATCCGCCTCTAACAGCAACCCAAACACGACTCTAGGTGATCATCGCTGGGGCAACTACAAAGCATCGTATGACTTTTTATTAGATACCCATACACCTGAGGTTGCTGGTAGAAGCAATTACGCGTTAATTGGCGTTCGACAAATGAAGGCTGGCGGAAATGATTCCTACGCACCTTACAATGCACGTGTCTTTTCTAATGGAAATTACGAAATCTTGAAGCTTGGAAAAGTGGTGAAAAGCGGAACACTCGAAGGGTTTGATAATAAGGTTTGGCATAATCTGGCCTTCGAAGCTAAGGAAAATGAGTTTACCCTTTATGTGGATGGAGTAGAAATCGCTTCGTATACAGATGAGGATTCCACCGTCATGTCTGGAAGAATCGTTATAGGATCCGGATATTATGAAACTCTATATGATAATCTTCGTGTAGATCCGATCAAGGGGTACACCTATGAATCTCTGAAAATCGACAGTGCCCAAGGAAAGAAATACAGCTCCGAAGAAGAGGCGTTAAAACAGATTGATGTATTGAATCCGATTGGCTTTATTGGAAAATGGGACTACACACAAGCAGGTTATGCTCATTTTAACCGTACACAAATGACTGCCAAAACGGAGGTTCCGGTTTGGAACGGCGTAACGGTAGGACACAGAGACTCTACCACCGTACAAGGAACGTTGAATAAAGTTTTTTACTTGGGTGGCTGGTCATCAAACAGTGCCAATGCTTGGGGGACAGTAGGAACCTCGTTTGAGATTCCATTTAAAGGAACCGAGATCAGACTATTTGGAGAAACGAATCCATCTAATGGGAAGGCGGATGTGTATTTGGATGGACAATTAGTTGGAGAGGCCAACTACGTGAATAATAGCAGCATCACTCAGATGGTGTGGTCAGCACAGGATCTTGAAGACAAACCACATACCCTCAAGGTCGTAGCAAAAGAGAAGTATATTAGTTTTAGCAAAGCGGAGATTGAAACGAGCGACCCTGTCTTAGCCGTCAAGAAGTTAGGACCGAATGAGATCGTCAAAATATCGGATGAATCACTAATAGGCAACGAAGAAAATACCGTATATGCCTTTAGAAAGAATACGTCCTGGGGCTCCAATTCTACGAATGCGTGGGCCAGCTTTGCGGATGATCCGTATATTGTCATTAACTTTACAGGCAGCGGGATCGATTACTTAGCAGGGACAGGAGAGAAATCTCTCTATAATTTTGAACTAGACGGTACCGATATGGGGAACTTTGCTGTAAACTCCGGCACGGGCATACGGTATTCGGTGAGAGGGCTGGAAGAAAAGCCTCATACGTTGAAGGTGTCACTAAAAGATAACGAACAAAAAGAAACGTTTATGGACTATAGAGGGGTCAATATCTACCATACTCCTACCTTTGTTCCAAACAGCAGTATGATTTTCAATTTTGAAGGCTCAGGCTTTAACTTATTTGGTGCCACTCCGGATGCATTAATTGACGTGTATGTGAACGATCAATTGATCGATGAGAATGTGAGAATCTATTCGAAAGGAGATCGACAAACATCGTATAATCTCCGCGGACTGAGGGATAAGAAACACACAGCAAAAGTGGTCGTAAAAGGCGGCACGTTTGTACTCGACGGCATCGATGTGATTACTGGCAGAAATAAAGTGGAAGTAGATAAAACAAAACTAGAAGAGTTATACAACGCCAATACAGACCTAGAACAAAAGAAATACACCAAAGACAGTTGGAAAACATTCCACAAATCCCTTCAAAGAGCCAAAGAAGTATTAAAAAATCCACAGAGTACGTTAGATGAAGTGGTGGGTGCGAGGAATTCTTTGCAGGAGGCGGTTGGGGGATTAACTGAAAATACAATAGAGTAG
- a CDS encoding tetratricopeptide repeat protein: MLKPKRSIKQLKETASRQFTDREEPRRSYINAFRSLTNEQYKILVYYGVGGIGKSRLQKELQHMTNTLDNTAIKVTIDFREEKHRDPSEALIWLRQQLTQEHHIKFTTFDLAYAIYWSRMKSQITMKSEKKTIPFLEEGSFVAELITQLENLPVVQWIPKTIKLIDGLSNYRDVMQWWNGIGKEILTDLKEMHPKDIEDMLLVYWAADLISWLKKTNRKAVFFFDTYEALWEKDRSIGSFHERDEWIKEFILQFDEVLVLNVICGREKLVWEKSNPEWNSVIEQHLMGELSPTDCKSFLHSCLITDEDIQEAIIQGSEGLPYYLDLMVDTYQLISRKQVPEVADFSKRPEEVLHRFLKYLDRPEKETLKILSVPRFWSEDLFVELVTEFKTFYPVTAFAELCEFSFIQELEQDGSWSMHKLMKQGLYHQVEDQTPALFQQVHRFLHTYYSRRLEHQEELPTAYVEALHHGEIVLSTNELVDWLSKYSVVMTNNGHWSSLIKEYERLVEECSDFQLQTFVQQGLCELYLLNGQYELAEKRANRAIQLFQIQGEGQKQIAYLQKKLGDLYRNTNNYEKAVQSFVSAIHEIEKIQEDPIGLQEIAWMATRLGKIYKLQSKYEQAQQAYELALDKCLRVVEWGQPSAELYATLGQVHEKLGELQNDEWSQGEAEDLSHFYQSIQAYEQALSSKELKDYITIRAHHGLAYKRLAEAISKTDEKLANFHQAISIYNEVIEKAPEYVDGYEMRGQASVDLLDLYADLDQFNNAYESFQLAVESFEKALELSEVQGSSRNRLSSAYRSLGRLYRKQKNYSLAIEAFQTSLIKSDELFQHSPEYIYAHNSRGKIYREMGDCYLDMKEVDLAISSYEMGIACFKKQIEHSPGSKTAMANIEKLEKLIRSIK; the protein is encoded by the coding sequence ATGCTAAAACCAAAACGCTCAATCAAACAGTTAAAAGAAACCGCGTCCCGGCAGTTTACCGATCGTGAGGAGCCGAGACGTTCGTATATCAATGCCTTCCGATCGTTAACCAACGAACAATACAAAATACTCGTCTATTATGGAGTCGGTGGGATAGGCAAGTCCAGATTACAAAAAGAATTACAACATATGACCAACACGCTCGACAACACAGCCATTAAAGTCACGATCGATTTTCGCGAAGAAAAACACCGTGACCCGTCGGAAGCCCTAATTTGGTTGCGTCAGCAATTAACACAGGAGCATCATATAAAGTTTACGACCTTTGATTTGGCGTATGCGATTTATTGGAGCCGGATGAAATCGCAAATCACGATGAAGTCTGAGAAAAAGACGATTCCCTTTTTAGAAGAAGGAAGCTTTGTCGCAGAACTAATTACCCAGCTTGAAAATCTTCCGGTGGTTCAATGGATTCCGAAGACGATCAAGCTCATTGATGGCCTATCCAACTACCGGGACGTGATGCAATGGTGGAATGGAATCGGCAAAGAAATTCTAACCGACTTAAAGGAGATGCACCCAAAGGATATTGAAGACATGCTTCTGGTATACTGGGCCGCAGATTTAATCAGCTGGCTGAAAAAAACAAACAGAAAAGCCGTATTCTTTTTCGATACATATGAAGCCCTATGGGAAAAGGATCGTTCCATCGGTTCCTTCCATGAAAGGGACGAGTGGATTAAGGAATTCATCTTGCAATTTGACGAGGTACTGGTCCTTAACGTCATTTGTGGACGAGAAAAACTCGTTTGGGAAAAAAGTAATCCAGAGTGGAATTCAGTGATCGAACAGCATTTAATGGGGGAATTATCTCCAACCGACTGCAAAAGCTTCCTACACTCCTGCCTGATTACAGACGAAGACATCCAAGAGGCGATTATCCAAGGTAGCGAAGGACTTCCCTACTATTTAGACTTAATGGTAGATACGTATCAACTGATCTCAAGAAAACAAGTGCCTGAAGTCGCTGACTTTTCGAAACGTCCAGAAGAAGTGCTTCATCGCTTTTTAAAGTATTTGGATCGACCGGAAAAAGAAACACTGAAAATCTTATCGGTTCCAAGATTTTGGTCTGAAGATCTATTTGTGGAGCTAGTCACTGAATTTAAAACCTTTTATCCCGTGACCGCCTTTGCGGAGCTTTGTGAATTCTCCTTTATCCAAGAGCTAGAGCAGGACGGATCCTGGTCGATGCATAAGTTAATGAAACAAGGACTGTACCATCAAGTGGAGGATCAAACACCAGCGTTGTTCCAGCAAGTCCATAGGTTTCTTCATACCTATTATTCTCGAAGACTTGAACATCAGGAGGAACTTCCAACCGCATATGTGGAGGCTCTTCATCACGGGGAAATCGTTCTCTCCACCAATGAATTAGTCGACTGGCTATCCAAGTATTCCGTTGTAATGACCAATAATGGGCATTGGAGCTCGTTAATCAAAGAATATGAGAGATTAGTGGAGGAATGTAGTGACTTTCAATTACAAACGTTTGTTCAACAAGGCCTATGTGAACTTTATTTATTAAACGGACAATATGAGTTAGCGGAAAAGCGGGCGAATAGGGCCATTCAGCTTTTTCAAATACAGGGTGAAGGCCAGAAACAAATCGCCTATCTTCAGAAGAAGCTTGGAGATTTGTACCGAAATACGAATAACTATGAAAAAGCCGTTCAATCATTTGTGAGTGCGATCCATGAAATAGAAAAAATCCAAGAGGATCCAATAGGGTTACAAGAGATCGCTTGGATGGCCACTCGACTAGGAAAAATCTATAAACTTCAATCCAAATACGAGCAAGCTCAGCAAGCGTATGAACTGGCATTAGACAAGTGTTTGAGGGTAGTGGAATGGGGTCAACCCTCAGCTGAACTATACGCCACCCTTGGGCAAGTGCACGAAAAATTAGGAGAGTTACAGAATGATGAATGGTCACAGGGAGAAGCCGAGGATCTCAGCCATTTTTACCAATCCATCCAAGCGTACGAACAGGCGCTGTCATCAAAAGAGCTAAAGGATTATATCACCATCCGTGCGCACCATGGCTTAGCATATAAACGTCTTGCGGAGGCCATATCTAAGACAGATGAGAAACTAGCAAACTTTCATCAAGCAATTTCCATCTACAATGAAGTCATCGAGAAGGCACCGGAATATGTGGATGGGTATGAAATGCGAGGACAAGCGTCAGTGGACCTGTTGGATCTTTATGCCGATCTAGATCAATTCAATAACGCCTATGAAAGCTTTCAACTCGCCGTGGAGTCTTTCGAAAAAGCACTAGAGCTTTCGGAAGTCCAGGGAAGTTCGAGAAACAGGCTCAGTTCTGCGTATCGCTCACTAGGGAGACTGTATAGAAAACAAAAGAACTACTCATTAGCCATTGAAGCATTCCAAACCTCACTGATCAAAAGTGATGAATTGTTCCAGCATTCCCCTGAATACATTTATGCCCACAACAGCCGAGGCAAGATCTATCGGGAAATGGGAGATTGTTATTTAGATATGAAGGAAGTGGATCTGGCAATTAGTTCCTATGAAATGGGAATAGCATGCTTTAAGAAGCAAATAGAACATTCACCTGGATCCAAGACGGCGATGGCTAATATTGAAAAATTAGAGAAATTAATCAGATCTATTAAATAG
- a CDS encoding histidine kinase N-terminal 7TM domain-containing diguanylate cyclase, translated as MNSELTAYITLISTSSVLNLYLFFYVFFNRHKYTNIAKMFLLYTAATTIYCLGAAFGMMATTVEQIKFWTAIQYVGMPFSPPLSLLFTMQFLGMKVTQKRVIALLTIPFISMVMVATNDWHHLHYRVFEVDPVLGAPFIYLEIGRWYVVHGIFTFSCLFAGFVLILAHWKETAKAYRPQLIALMCGQLVPMITAFVYLIGLTPPGVDPVPMVRWLATLFYLWAISSSRLFTIMPIAKDEIFNSINDGVMVLDDSTRLIEFNTACKKMFPQLNKSMFGTDLEQIWQGLSGTSIPFTLDATELHQEIQVTTAENTQRIYQVRTSLLQNSKNHKGLLIIFSEITEVKRLQVQLEHQAYYDELTQIYNRRAFFQKSEQDFAKAMKESMVYTVILMDIDYFKKVNDTYGHHVGDQLLIHVAKACQTQLQDGDIFARYGGEEFVLSLKGRTAIEGEVLANKIRGYIKAHPLQWNEGSIPVTISMGVAEATNKMGTTLYQLLNQADNALYLAKENGRNRVQVYLEHSLARN; from the coding sequence GTGAATTCGGAATTAACCGCTTATATCACCCTTATTTCTACATCAAGTGTATTAAATTTGTATCTATTTTTTTACGTGTTTTTCAACCGTCACAAATATACGAATATCGCCAAGATGTTTCTTCTTTATACAGCAGCCACAACGATTTATTGTTTAGGTGCGGCATTCGGGATGATGGCTACGACAGTGGAACAGATAAAGTTTTGGACTGCCATTCAATATGTGGGCATGCCATTTTCTCCACCTTTGAGCTTATTGTTTACCATGCAGTTTTTGGGAATGAAAGTCACGCAAAAAAGGGTTATCGCTCTTCTTACGATTCCTTTTATTAGCATGGTGATGGTGGCTACCAATGATTGGCATCATCTTCATTACCGCGTGTTCGAAGTGGATCCTGTCCTTGGAGCTCCTTTTATTTATTTGGAAATCGGTAGATGGTATGTGGTTCATGGCATTTTCACATTCTCTTGCTTGTTTGCGGGATTTGTACTCATACTTGCCCATTGGAAGGAAACAGCAAAAGCCTATCGTCCTCAATTGATCGCTCTTATGTGCGGACAATTAGTGCCAATGATCACCGCTTTTGTTTATTTGATTGGATTAACACCTCCAGGGGTGGACCCCGTACCAATGGTCAGATGGCTTGCGACGCTCTTTTATTTATGGGCCATAAGCTCCTCACGTCTGTTTACGATTATGCCCATTGCAAAAGATGAGATCTTTAATAGCATAAATGATGGGGTTATGGTGTTGGATGATTCCACTAGATTAATAGAGTTTAACACAGCATGTAAAAAGATGTTTCCCCAATTGAATAAATCCATGTTTGGAACCGACCTTGAACAGATTTGGCAGGGACTGTCGGGAACATCTATTCCTTTTACACTAGACGCGACCGAGCTTCATCAGGAAATCCAGGTTACTACTGCAGAGAATACACAGCGAATCTATCAGGTACGAACCTCCTTGTTGCAGAATTCGAAAAATCACAAGGGATTATTGATTATTTTTTCCGAAATAACAGAGGTCAAGAGATTGCAGGTTCAGTTGGAGCACCAAGCGTATTATGATGAACTCACACAAATTTATAATCGACGGGCGTTTTTCCAGAAAAGCGAACAGGATTTTGCAAAAGCAATGAAAGAATCGATGGTTTATACCGTTATCTTAATGGATATCGATTATTTTAAAAAAGTGAATGACACGTATGGACATCATGTGGGTGATCAATTACTGATTCATGTAGCAAAGGCTTGTCAAACCCAATTACAGGATGGGGACATCTTTGCCCGATATGGCGGGGAGGAATTTGTTCTCTCGCTCAAAGGGCGGACAGCCATAGAAGGGGAAGTGTTAGCCAATAAGATCCGGGGCTATATAAAAGCTCACCCGTTACAATGGAACGAAGGAAGTATACCTGTTACGATCAGCATGGGAGTGGCTGAAGCAACGAATAAGATGGGGACGACGCTGTATCAACTACTGAATCAAGCGGACAATGCCTTGTACTTGGCGAAAGAGAACGGACGCAATCGGGTTCAGGTTTATTTAGAACACTCACTTGCGCGAAATTGA
- a CDS encoding alpha/beta fold hydrolase: MKIKNGEYKQYINGVIHWIKIDGAENHTTPLVIIHGGPGGNVYAFERTIGPLLSKNRTVIYYEQRGCGRSESPDSENAFTFNDLINDFKEIHHWLGVEKVDLFGYSFGGELALEITHAVPNKINKVILSGPSLIGLKTQYLIQMAGFMSVADPSFISVIERILEEPGTLEERYVRLWKAADTATTDRFLFENQSLATEYRRLTKESKMTNTGLMLKAIQNKPPTIPLYERLKETKQDILIVTGVHDRNSGVPISNQIHRQLENSKLVLFNNSAHFPYMEEPQPFLEQLISFLEV, translated from the coding sequence ATGAAAATAAAAAATGGCGAATATAAGCAATACATTAATGGTGTTATTCACTGGATTAAGATTGACGGAGCAGAAAACCATACGACTCCTTTGGTAATTATTCATGGAGGTCCTGGAGGGAATGTATATGCTTTTGAACGTACAATAGGACCGCTACTTTCTAAAAATAGAACGGTTATTTATTATGAACAACGTGGCTGCGGTAGAAGTGAAAGTCCTGATTCCGAAAATGCCTTTACCTTTAACGATTTAATAAATGATTTTAAGGAAATCCATCATTGGCTAGGTGTTGAAAAGGTGGACTTATTTGGTTATTCATTTGGAGGAGAACTAGCACTAGAGATTACTCATGCAGTACCAAACAAAATAAATAAAGTGATTCTCTCTGGTCCTAGTTTAATAGGATTGAAAACTCAATACCTTATTCAAATGGCAGGTTTTATGTCGGTTGCGGATCCTTCATTTATTTCAGTTATCGAACGCATACTGGAAGAACCGGGTACGCTAGAAGAAAGATATGTACGTCTATGGAAGGCCGCCGATACAGCCACTACTGACCGTTTTCTTTTTGAGAATCAATCACTTGCCACAGAGTATAGACGCTTAACGAAAGAGAGTAAAATGACCAATACTGGTCTTATGTTAAAAGCCATTCAGAACAAGCCGCCTACTATTCCTTTATATGAGAGACTAAAAGAAACAAAGCAAGACATTTTAATCGTCACGGGTGTTCATGATAGGAATTCTGGAGTACCCATCTCCAACCAAATACATAGGCAACTCGAGAATAGCAAGTTGGTACTCTTTAACAATAGCGCTCATTTTCCTTATATGGAAGAACCACAACCATTTCTTGAACAGCTTATTTCATTCCTTGAGGTATAG
- a CDS encoding thiol-disulfide oxidoreductase DCC family protein, which translates to MNNIILFDGECNFCDHSVQFIIKRDKNALYKFTSIQSEIGQEIKRKYQVPEHIDSIILVKDDKCYFKSAAALRISKHLSGGWKLLYVLSIIPKPIRDYFYDILAKNRYKWFGKKDSCMLPSPEIRKRFL; encoded by the coding sequence ATGAACAACATTATTTTGTTCGATGGAGAATGTAACTTTTGTGATCATAGCGTTCAATTCATCATCAAAAGAGATAAAAATGCCTTATACAAATTCACCTCGATACAAAGTGAAATCGGGCAAGAGATAAAAAGAAAGTACCAAGTGCCTGAACATATTGATAGCATAATTTTAGTAAAAGACGATAAGTGTTACTTTAAGTCTGCAGCAGCTCTTCGGATCAGCAAGCACTTATCAGGCGGTTGGAAGCTTTTATACGTACTTTCCATCATACCAAAACCCATACGTGACTATTTCTACGATATCCTTGCCAAGAATAGATACAAATGGTTCGGAAAAAAGGATAGTTGCATGCTACCGTCACCTGAAATAAGAAAACGCTTTTTATAG
- a CDS encoding IS3 family transposase (programmed frameshift) produces MAKFTAEDRLQAVKRYLSGRESSHEIAKSLKTNHQAILKWVKQYEYNDVEAFVKSCKNYTQQFKLDVLNYMIEYGTSLNDTAAIFKIPAPSTITVWRKLFETQGLDALQSKKKGRPSMKKESNQHSKQPPVEGSREALEARIKQLEIENEYFKKVECLSSKQRKITKQDKAQVVYELRHKYPVKSLVKLAGIPRSTYYDLVKRMNRPDPDTDLRAEIKAIYEEHKGRYGYRRIRDELANRGQKVNHKKVQRIMKELGLKCLVRMKKYKSYKGTVGKIAPNILDRNFTSSAPNKKWVTDITEFKLFGEKLYFSPVLDLFNGELITYTVGSRPTYSLVSDMLEKAFERLPENHQLLMHSDQGWHYQMKQYRHTLKSRKIVQSMSRKGNCYDNSVMENFFGIMKSEFLYIEEFESVEHFKIELQKYINYYNTKRIKAKFKMSPVQYRTHFTHAA; encoded by the exons ATGGCTAAATTTACTGCAGAAGATAGATTACAAGCAGTTAAACGTTACTTAAGTGGAAGGGAGAGTTCACATGAAATAGCGAAATCATTAAAGACTAATCATCAAGCAATCCTTAAATGGGTCAAACAATACGAATATAATGATGTTGAAGCTTTTGTTAAGTCTTGTAAAAATTACACACAACAGTTTAAACTAGACGTACTAAATTACATGATTGAATACGGTACGTCCTTAAACGATACGGCAGCTATTTTTAAGATCCCTGCCCCTTCAACGATTACTGTTTGGAGAAAACTATTTGAAACACAAGGATTAGATGCCCTTCAATCAAAGAAAAAGGGGCGTCCATCCATGAAAAAGGAATCCAATCAACATTCAAAACAACCACCAGTTGAAGGATCTAGAGAAGCACTTGAAGCACGTATAAAACAACTGGAAATAGAAAATGAGTATT TTAAAAAAGTTGAATGCCTTAGTTCAAAACAAAGAAAAATCACCAAACAAGACAAAGCACAAGTAGTCTATGAATTAAGGCATAAATATCCGGTGAAATCACTTGTAAAACTCGCTGGCATTCCACGTAGTACTTATTATGATTTAGTTAAACGTATGAATCGTCCAGATCCAGACACTGATTTAAGAGCTGAAATAAAGGCAATCTACGAAGAACATAAAGGGCGTTATGGCTATCGCCGTATTCGTGATGAGCTGGCGAACCGAGGACAAAAAGTGAATCATAAAAAAGTGCAGCGCATCATGAAAGAGCTTGGTTTAAAATGCTTAGTGCGTATGAAAAAGTATAAATCGTACAAAGGCACAGTGGGTAAAATCGCGCCAAATATTTTAGACCGTAATTTTACGTCAAGTGCACCAAATAAAAAATGGGTGACAGACATTACGGAATTTAAATTATTCGGCGAAAAACTTTATTTCTCACCTGTTTTAGATTTATTTAATGGAGAGCTTATCACATATACTGTTGGTTCCAGGCCAACCTATTCACTTGTTTCAGACATGTTGGAGAAGGCATTTGAACGTTTACCAGAAAACCACCAGCTACTCATGCATTCTGATCAAGGGTGGCATTATCAGATGAAGCAATATCGTCACACACTTAAATCAAGAAAGATAGTCCAAAGTATGTCTCGAAAAGGAAACTGTTATGACAACTCTGTCATGGAGAATTTCTTTGGAATTATGAAATCTGAGTTCCTCTACATAGAGGAATTTGAGAGTGTAGAACATTTTAAAATAGAATTACAAAAATATATCAATTACTATAATACGAAACGGATTAAGGCAAAATTTAAAATGAGTCCGGTACAATACCGAACTCATTTTACCCACGCTGCCTAA